The genomic window GAACACCGAAACCAAGGACGGCGGCGGGTCGAACCCCTGGAAGGGCACGGCGGAACTGATCGTCACACCCTACGTCGCCTGACGCCATGCCCGGGCTTTCCCTTGGCATCTGCGACCGCGCCCTTGCGCCGGGCGGTGATGCGCCGGAATGGGTGCAGCTCTTCCCGGAAGGGCGGATGACCGGGCGCGACGGTCGCGAATTCGATCTGGCGGACCCGGCCGCCCTGGTGCTGGCGTTCCAGTCTTCCGGCGTTGATCTGCCGATCGACTATGAGCACCAGAACGACAGGCCCGAAGCCAAGCTGAACGGCCCGGTTCCGGCGGCGGGCTGGATCAAGGAACTGAAGATCGCGGCGGGCGGGCTCTGGGGGCGGGTAGACTGGACGGCCACGGCGCGCGAGCTGATCGGCAACCGGGAGTACCGCTACCTGTCCCCCAGCTTCCTCTTCCACCCGAAGACCAAGGCGATTGTCCGGCTGAAAGGCGCGGGCCTCGTGCACAACCCGAACCTCCACCTTGCCGCCCTTGCCAGTCAGGAAGACGCCATGCCCCCCGAAACTACCCCCGCCGCAGCGCGCTACGCCCGCCTTGCCGAAGCTCTGAAGCTCGGGCCGGACGCAACCGAAGAAGAGATGCTGGCCGCCTTGGCGGAGCTGCTGAAGGCCAAGGGCGCGGATGCCCCGGACCCGGCCAGGTTCGTGCCGGTCGAGACGGTGCAGGCCATGCTGGCCGAACGCAACCTGACCCTTGCCACCGCCTCCGAAGGCCGCGCGACCGAGAAGGTCGCGGATGCCCTGCGGCGCGGCTACATCTCGCCCGCGATGAAGGGATGGGCAACCGCGCTCTGCATGAACGACGAGGCGAGCTTTGACAGCTTCGTTGCCAGCACGGTTCCGGCCTTCGCGCATCTTCTGAAGCCGTCGCACATGGGCGCGCTGCCGCCCAGCAGCCCCGCGACGCGCACCGGTTCGGAAATGGCGGAAGCCGTCTGCGCGCAGCTCGGGCTGCCGCCGGGCACGCTGAAAGACTGAAGATCGGGCCGGGGAAACCCGGCTTGATGCCAGCGGAGAAGAGAGAGCTCCGCGAGTGGCACCCCGTCGGCCGGTTTTTTCCTGGGCCGGTTGGCGGGGGGTCGGGCGAAACACCGCAAAGCAGGAACCTTCCCGAATGACAGAACTCGCGCGCCCTTTCCCCCGGCCAACTGCGCAGGTGCAACCCTATTTCGACGTTCTCGGGCTTGACCTGACGGTTGACTTCCTGCTGACCTTCGGCGGCGCGGAGCTTGCGGTTTCCGGCAATCCGCAGGGCCGGTCCCGGCTTGAGTCGCTGGTGGGTGCCGACAAGGCCCGCGCCCTGGGAAAAACCCGGCATCTCCTGCAACGCCGCGTCCCGCTTGCCAAGGCATGGCTTGCCGCCGTCCTGGACTGGAAGGGCCATTCCACCGCCGAGATCGCCCGGACGCTCCGCGCCAGCGACACCAGCGTGCGGAACTGGCTGAAGGCGGCGGAAGAAAGGCGGGCGGGATGACGGAAGGCCGGGCGTCCCCTCATTCGCGTCACCTTGCGGTGACGACCCCGAATTTCCGCCGTCATCATCCCAACCGGAGAGATAACCCATGACCGCCGATTCCCGCAACACCGATCAAAGCGCCAATCGCGCGCTGATCAGCGATGCCCTGACCGAGGCGCGCCGGAACCGCGACCTTCTTGCCCTTGCCACCGCATCGGCAGCGAACGCTTTAACCGCCCTTGAAGCCATCCTTCACGGCAGCTTTATCCCGCCGGCCGAACCAGTCTCGCCAACCGCAGAACATCGCCGCCTTCACAAACCCGGCACCCCTTCCCGGATCACTGCCGACCCAGAGATTGAAGCCTTCGTCCGGGCGCGGCTGGACCGGATGACCTTCGACCAGATCGTCTCCGCCGTGTCGGAGCACTTCACGCCCGACCGCCACATCAGCCGCAGCGGCCTGCACCGCTGGTGGCACCGCGACGGCAAACCGTCCGACCGCGCCAATCGCGAGTAACCAGCTGTTCCCAGCTATTCCCCGAAATCGTCATCCAGGGTCTTCCGCCGTCAGGTTCCCTCTTCCGATATCAAACCATTTGCACCACACATTCAGACCAAGTGAACACCGACACCCGGCGCCGGTCACCCCGCGAAGCGCCCGGAATAGCGCGCCCGCAACGCGGCCTTCTGCACCTTGCCCATGGCGTTGCGCGGCAACTCGGCCAACACCACGGCATCTTTCGGTTGCTTGAACCGCGCCAGCCGGTCGCCGGTCGCCGCCAGAACCGCCCCGATGTTCAACGCAAAACCTGGCCTTGGCACCAGCACGGCGAAGACCGCCTCGCCGAAATCCGGGTGCGGCAGGCCGATCACCGCACTTTCCAGCACGCCGGGCACCTCGTCCAGCACCAGTTCGACCTCCTTGGGGTAGACGTTGAACCCGCCCGAGATGATCAGATCCTTCGAACGGCCGACGATCTGCACATAGCCGTCGTCATCGAGCCGCCCCAGATCGCCGGTCAGGAAGAACCCGTCGGGGCGCAATTCCTCGGCGGTCTTTTCCGGCATCTGCCAGTAGCCCTTGAACACGTTCG from Paracoccaceae bacterium Fryx2 includes these protein-coding regions:
- a CDS encoding phage protease, with protein sequence MPGLSLGICDRALAPGGDAPEWVQLFPEGRMTGRDGREFDLADPAALVLAFQSSGVDLPIDYEHQNDRPEAKLNGPVPAAGWIKELKIAAGGLWGRVDWTATARELIGNREYRYLSPSFLFHPKTKAIVRLKGAGLVHNPNLHLAALASQEDAMPPETTPAAARYARLAEALKLGPDATEEEMLAALAELLKAKGADAPDPARFVPVETVQAMLAERNLTLATASEGRATEKVADALRRGYISPAMKGWATALCMNDEASFDSFVASTVPAFAHLLKPSHMGALPPSSPATRTGSEMAEAVCAQLGLPPGTLKD
- a CDS encoding helix-turn-helix domain-containing protein gives rise to the protein MTELARPFPRPTAQVQPYFDVLGLDLTVDFLLTFGGAELAVSGNPQGRSRLESLVGADKARALGKTRHLLQRRVPLAKAWLAAVLDWKGHSTAEIARTLRASDTSVRNWLKAAEERRAG